In Rubrivirga marina, the following are encoded in one genomic region:
- a CDS encoding carboxypeptidase-like regulatory domain-containing protein: MIRSRLLPLLLLGLAVGASAQEDYRSDFIVGVQTPEGEPIAGATVLVGGRGASTNAEGEATLRDLAPGRHRVQVSFLGYETRTLVARLDAPGPWGLIVELDEGAVGLDEVVVEARDLSRSRLAADGFFDRLDLGLGRVLTREEIERKAPIRLGDALTGLLGVRIVTNRVSAPGDVPGRSAVATRRGAECQMAIYLDGVYSPFLTDDVDAITAQDVVAIEVYRGPTQIPTFYNQLGRGEGCGVILVWTSNSLSDAQ, from the coding sequence GTGATCCGCTCCCGCCTGCTCCCTCTCCTCCTCCTCGGCCTCGCCGTCGGCGCATCGGCCCAGGAGGACTACCGCTCGGACTTCATCGTCGGTGTCCAGACGCCCGAGGGCGAGCCGATCGCGGGCGCGACCGTCCTCGTCGGCGGCCGGGGCGCCTCGACCAACGCCGAGGGCGAGGCGACCCTCCGCGACCTCGCGCCGGGCCGCCACCGGGTCCAGGTCTCGTTCCTCGGCTACGAGACGCGGACGCTGGTGGCGCGCCTCGACGCGCCGGGCCCGTGGGGGCTGATCGTCGAGCTCGACGAGGGCGCCGTCGGGCTCGACGAGGTCGTGGTCGAGGCCCGCGACCTCAGCCGGTCGCGCCTCGCCGCCGACGGGTTCTTCGACCGGCTCGACCTGGGGCTCGGGCGGGTCCTCACGCGCGAGGAGATCGAGCGGAAGGCGCCGATCCGCCTCGGCGACGCGCTGACGGGCCTCCTCGGCGTCCGGATCGTGACGAACCGCGTGAGCGCGCCCGGCGACGTGCCCGGCCGGTCGGCCGTCGCCACGCGCCGCGGCGCCGAGTGCCAGATGGCGATCTACCTCGACGGCGTGTACTCGCCGTTCCTGACCGACGACGTCGACGCGATCACGGCGCAGGACGTCGTGGCCATCGAGGTCTACCGCGGGCCGACGCAGATCCCGACGTTCTACAACCAGCTCGGCCGGGGCGAGGGCTGCGGCGTGATCCTCGTGTGGACGTCGAACAGCCTCTCGGACGCCCAGTAG
- a CDS encoding deoxyribodipyrimidine photo-lyase, producing the protein MTPLEILRQRTRRLTDHDVVGDADYVLCWLMQALRAEDNPAIDAAIALGNRLGKPVVVLHALENRYPYASHRLHRFILEASQELETGVEERGLRFVRWVRREGESEVDLVARLAERAAAVVVDDVPTFVTREYADGLADRLDRAVLAVDACCAVPQRAFDGHLGSTKAFRAAHTPLRDEHLSTDLRRDPDLGPYDGDLALDSEAIRDLDAAGLDALIAGCGVDMSVPPPDGWHGGRRAALDRLAHAVEHVLDRYTWTRNNPALPDGSTRLSPWMHFGVLSPREVARAALDAEADGDLHPAARYKFLDELLTWREFYHHQCRHVAGWSRFEGLPTKAKATLRAHADDPRPTLYSLDELAHGETDDETWNAAQKAFTVDGWMNNNLRMYWVAQLLPWRPTPEDAFATACYLNDRFSLDGRDASTYGGIRSGFGEARPWNERPIYGTVAGKTSAALRKRDGVPAWLAAQAARDVPFRAAIADDPPPAFDRYR; encoded by the coding sequence ATGACGCCCCTCGAGATCCTCCGCCAGCGGACACGCCGGCTGACCGACCACGACGTCGTCGGCGACGCCGACTACGTGCTGTGCTGGCTGATGCAGGCGCTCCGGGCCGAGGACAACCCGGCGATCGACGCGGCGATCGCCCTCGGCAACCGGTTGGGCAAGCCGGTCGTCGTGCTCCACGCGCTCGAGAACCGCTACCCGTACGCCTCGCACCGGCTCCATCGGTTCATCCTTGAGGCGTCGCAGGAGCTAGAGACCGGCGTCGAGGAACGCGGGCTCCGGTTCGTCCGGTGGGTCCGGCGCGAGGGCGAGTCCGAGGTGGACCTCGTGGCCCGGCTGGCCGAGCGCGCCGCGGCCGTCGTCGTGGACGACGTGCCGACGTTCGTCACGCGCGAGTACGCCGACGGGCTGGCGGACCGCCTCGACCGGGCCGTGCTCGCCGTCGACGCGTGCTGCGCGGTGCCCCAGCGTGCGTTCGACGGCCACCTCGGCTCGACCAAGGCGTTCCGGGCCGCCCACACGCCGCTCCGCGACGAGCACCTCTCCACCGACCTCCGCCGGGACCCCGACCTCGGGCCTTACGACGGCGACCTCGCGCTCGACTCCGAGGCGATCCGCGACCTCGACGCCGCGGGCCTCGACGCGCTCATCGCCGGGTGCGGCGTCGACATGAGTGTGCCGCCCCCCGACGGGTGGCACGGCGGCCGGCGCGCCGCGCTCGACCGGCTCGCGCACGCCGTCGAGCACGTCCTCGACCGCTACACGTGGACCCGCAACAACCCGGCGCTCCCGGACGGATCGACACGGCTCTCACCCTGGATGCACTTCGGCGTGCTCTCGCCCCGCGAGGTGGCCCGCGCCGCGCTCGACGCCGAGGCCGACGGCGACCTCCACCCCGCCGCCCGCTACAAATTCCTGGACGAGCTCCTGACGTGGCGCGAGTTCTACCACCACCAGTGCCGGCACGTCGCGGGCTGGTCGCGCTTCGAGGGGCTGCCGACGAAGGCGAAGGCCACCCTCCGCGCCCACGCCGACGACCCGCGCCCGACGCTCTACTCGCTCGACGAACTGGCACACGGCGAGACCGACGACGAGACGTGGAACGCGGCGCAGAAGGCGTTCACGGTCGACGGGTGGATGAACAACAACCTCCGGATGTACTGGGTCGCCCAGCTCCTCCCGTGGCGCCCGACGCCGGAAGACGCCTTCGCCACGGCGTGCTACTTGAACGACCGCTTCAGCCTCGACGGCCGCGACGCGTCGACGTACGGCGGGATCCGGTCGGGCTTCGGAGAAGCGCGCCCGTGGAACGAACGCCCGATCTACGGGACCGTCGCGGGCAAAACGAGCGCCGCGCTCCGGAAACGCGACGGCGTGCCCGCGTGGCTGGCCGCGCAGGCCGCCCGCGACGTCCCGTTCCGCGCCGCCATCGCCGACGACCCGCCGCCGGCCTTCGACCGCTACCGCTAG
- the msrA gene encoding peptide-methionine (S)-S-oxide reductase MsrA — MRRLLFALALPAVVLVTLAAGCGTSEPLPPAGPTVGTAAPSAADTVVFAGGCFWCMEKPFEELDGVYAVTSGFAGGTVPNPTYDQVTTKTTGHYESVEVVFDPSVVPYDTLLQVYWHNVDPLDDGGQFCDRGSPYRPAIFAGTPEERAAAETTKAALAERFGETIRVPVLDDAPFYAAEDYHQDFYRTNAAHYQRYRMGCRRDARLEQLWGDAAGHLGPAL; from the coding sequence ATGCGCCGCCTCCTCTTCGCCCTCGCCCTCCCCGCCGTCGTCCTCGTGACGCTCGCCGCCGGGTGCGGCACGTCCGAGCCCCTCCCCCCCGCCGGCCCCACCGTCGGCACCGCGGCGCCGTCCGCGGCCGACACGGTCGTCTTCGCGGGCGGGTGCTTCTGGTGCATGGAGAAGCCGTTCGAGGAACTCGACGGCGTCTACGCCGTGACCTCGGGCTTCGCCGGCGGAACCGTCCCCAACCCGACCTACGACCAGGTCACGACCAAGACGACGGGCCACTACGAGTCGGTCGAGGTCGTCTTCGACCCGAGCGTCGTCCCGTACGACACGCTCCTCCAGGTCTACTGGCACAACGTCGATCCGCTCGACGACGGCGGCCAGTTCTGCGACCGTGGCAGCCCGTACCGCCCGGCCATCTTCGCGGGCACGCCCGAGGAACGCGCCGCGGCCGAGACGACGAAGGCCGCGCTGGCGGAGCGGTTCGGCGAGACAATCCGGGTCCCCGTCCTCGACGACGCGCCGTTCTACGCGGCCGAGGACTACCACCAGGACTTCTACCGGACGAACGCCGCCCACTACCAGCGCTACCGCATGGGGTGCCGGCGCGACGCCCGCCTGGAGCAGCTCTGGGGCGACGCCGCCGGCCACCTCGGCCCCGCCCTCTAG
- the msrB gene encoding peptide-methionine (R)-S-oxide reductase MsrB, producing the protein MIRRLPILALLLAALGAAAQPPPADWRKPSDAELRRQLTDLQYRVTQQDATERAGTSPLDDEHRDGIYVDVVSGEALFSSKDKFDSGTGWPSFVRPISPRAVTEHVDRSLGVARTEVRSAVADSHLGHVFRDGPQPTGLRYCMNGAALRFVPAGRLRAEGYGRYAGIFGR; encoded by the coding sequence ATGATCCGCCGCCTCCCGATCCTCGCCCTCCTGCTCGCCGCGCTCGGCGCCGCCGCCCAGCCGCCGCCCGCCGACTGGCGGAAGCCGTCGGACGCCGAGCTCCGCCGTCAGCTGACCGACCTCCAGTACCGCGTCACGCAACAGGACGCGACGGAGCGCGCGGGCACGAGCCCGCTCGACGACGAGCACCGCGACGGGATCTACGTCGACGTCGTCTCCGGCGAGGCGCTGTTCTCGTCGAAGGACAAGTTCGACTCGGGGACGGGTTGGCCAAGCTTCGTCCGCCCAATCTCGCCGCGCGCCGTGACCGAGCACGTCGACCGGTCGCTGGGCGTCGCCCGGACCGAGGTCCGCTCGGCCGTGGCCGACTCGCACCTCGGCCACGTCTTCCGCGACGGGCCCCAGCCGACGGGCCTCCGGTACTGCATGAACGGGGCGGCCCTCCGGTTCGTCCCGGCCGGCCGACTCCGCGCCGAGGGCTACGGCCGCTACGCCGGCATCTTCGGCCGGTAG
- a CDS encoding carboxypeptidase regulatory-like domain-containing protein, protein MRRSLLALLACLAAVGGSAQSTDRAPFTVEVQSPDGEPLPGASVMLGDRGGAADADGRVTFENVRPGRYPLRVSFIGRPTRELAAVLNAPGPWGLIVEMVDTTTLLYDVVVEGRDLSRSRLVADGFFERQALGGGTILDAEDIAYRSPLHLADLLRGGVLGVRVRDGRFGPVATSWRTGCTMDVYLDGVYSSILTESLDAFPAQGLVAVEVYRGATQIPLRYRRLAGTPGGGRRSGCGVVLAWTELSIAPDSDT, encoded by the coding sequence ATGCGCCGTTCGCTTCTCGCCCTTCTTGCCTGTCTCGCTGCCGTCGGAGGGTCGGCCCAGTCCACTGATCGTGCTCCGTTTACGGTCGAGGTCCAGTCCCCCGACGGCGAGCCGCTCCCGGGCGCGTCCGTGATGCTCGGCGACCGCGGCGGCGCGGCCGACGCCGACGGGCGGGTCACGTTCGAGAACGTCCGGCCCGGCCGCTACCCCCTCCGCGTGTCGTTCATCGGCCGGCCGACGCGTGAGCTCGCCGCCGTCCTCAACGCCCCCGGCCCGTGGGGCCTCATCGTCGAGATGGTCGACACGACGACGCTGCTCTATGACGTGGTGGTGGAGGGCCGGGACCTCAGCCGCTCGCGCCTCGTGGCCGACGGGTTCTTCGAGCGCCAGGCGCTCGGCGGCGGCACGATCCTCGACGCCGAGGACATCGCCTACCGGAGCCCGCTCCACCTCGCCGACCTCCTCCGCGGTGGGGTCCTCGGCGTCCGCGTCCGCGACGGCCGCTTCGGCCCGGTCGCCACGTCGTGGCGGACGGGCTGCACGATGGACGTCTACCTCGACGGCGTCTACTCGTCGATCTTGACGGAGAGCCTCGACGCGTTCCCGGCCCAGGGCCTCGTCGCCGTCGAGGTGTACCGCGGCGCCACGCAGATCCCGCTCCGCTACCGACGCCTCGCCGGGACGCCCGGCGGTGGGCGGCGCAGCGGCTGCGGCGTCGTCCTGGCGTGGACCGAACTCAGCATCGCCCCCGACTCCGACACGTGA
- the msrB gene encoding peptide-methionine (R)-S-oxide reductase MsrB yields MKTLTLSLLAVAGLVLVGAVFLRPAAAPEAAPVDMSDAALKERLTRMQYYVTQKDGTEPPYTNAYWNNTESGLYVDVVDGTPLFASTTKYKSGTGWPSFWQPLDGAPIETREDKSLFMTRTEVRSASSDSHLGHVFEDGPEPTGLRYCLNSAALRFVPVADLEAEGYGEYASLFENASDENA; encoded by the coding sequence ATGAAGACGCTCACGCTCTCCCTCCTCGCCGTCGCCGGCCTCGTCCTGGTCGGCGCCGTGTTCCTCCGCCCCGCCGCGGCCCCCGAGGCCGCCCCCGTCGACATGTCCGACGCCGCCCTCAAGGAGCGCCTCACGCGCATGCAGTACTACGTCACGCAGAAGGACGGCACCGAGCCGCCCTACACGAACGCGTACTGGAACAACACCGAGTCCGGCCTCTACGTCGACGTCGTCGACGGGACGCCGCTCTTCGCCTCGACCACGAAGTACAAGTCGGGCACGGGCTGGCCCAGCTTCTGGCAGCCGCTCGACGGGGCCCCCATCGAGACGCGGGAGGACAAGTCGCTGTTCATGACGCGGACGGAGGTCCGCTCGGCGTCCAGCGACTCCCACCTCGGCCACGTGTTCGAGGACGGCCCCGAGCCGACCGGCCTCCGGTACTGCCTCAACTCGGCCGCCCTCCGGTTCGTCCCGGTCGCGGACCTCGAGGCCGAGGGCTACGGCGAGTACGCCTCGCTGTTCGAGAACGCCAGCGACGAGAACGCCTAG